The following coding sequences are from one Salvia hispanica cultivar TCC Black 2014 chromosome 3, UniMelb_Shisp_WGS_1.0, whole genome shotgun sequence window:
- the LOC125211557 gene encoding uncharacterized protein LOC125211557: protein MVHMWKKNEGLYSILCKWYVAKRPYNRVPGEDFRTAYIEATKYGAKVILGDRPEEVTTLRYWANTSLWQIYLQHTTPDYIFLPEDLAEKVEESRRTGKVDADTVKQVICELTKQDPIGSKIQIDERDQYMSFKLLEAARQHKSVVAVVGRAHVP, encoded by the exons ATGGTGCATATGTGGAAGAAAAATGAAggtctttattcaattttgtgCAAGTGGTATGTTGCTAAG AGGCCGTATAATAGAGTGCCCGGTGAAGATTTTCGTACGGCATACATCGAAGCAACAAAATATGGTGCCAAGGTCATACTTGGTGATAGACCTGAAGAG GTTACAACTTTGAGATATTGGGCAAACACGTCTCTTTGGCAAATCTATCTGCAACATACAACACCAGATTACATTTTTTTGCCGGAAGACCTCGCCGAGAAG GTGGAGGAGTCACGAAGGACTGGGAAGGTTGATGCTGACACGGTGAAACAAGTGATTTGTGAGCTGACCAAGCAAGATCCTATCggttcaaaaattcaaatcgaTGAGCGGGACca ATATATGTCCTTCAAATTACTAGAAGCCGCACGCCAGCATAAGTCAGTCGTTGCTGTTGTGGGGAGGGCTCACGTACCATGA